The sequence below is a genomic window from Cedecea neteri.
CCCACAACGAATTCACCCACAAGCTTTGCGCCCGTTGGGAGCAAATTGCCTGCGGCGCGCAAAGTGAAGCTACGCGAGTTTGCCTGTTACGCACCGGCGTTGTATTGGCCCCCAAAGGCGGGATTCTGGCCAAAATGCTGCCGCTGTTCCGGCTGGGACTAGGCGGCCCCATTGGCAATGGCCGCCAGTATCTGGCGTGGATCCATATCGACGATATGGTGAACGGCATTCTCTGGCTGCTGGATAACGACCTGCGCGGGCCGTTTAATATGGTTTCCCCTTACCCGGTACGCAATGAACAGTTTTCCCATGCTCTTGGCCATGCCCTCAAGCGCCCGGCCATACTTCGCGCCCCGGCCACGGCGATTCGCCTGCTGATGGGGGAATCTTCGGTGTTAGTGCTCGGTGGGCAGCGGGCACTGCCTAAACGCCTGGAGGAATCCGGCTTTGGCTTCCGTTGGTTTGACTTAGACGAAGCGCTGGCGGACGTGATTCGTTAACAGCAAAAAGCCGGGTTATTCGCCCGGCTTTTTCATTTTACTGCTCTACAGGGCTCATTTTCCCCGCGTCAGCTTTATCCTTCACCCGTTTCGGCTGCGGAACTTTGATGATAAACGTCAGCACGCCCGCGAACAGATACAGCCCGGTGTACGCCCAAACTACACCCACTATGTCGAAAAACGGCAGAATCAGTGATGCAATAGCCGGTGCCACAAAGTTGCTCATCCCCGCGGACAGGTTATAGATGGAAATGGCTGCCCCGCGATGATGGGGTTCCAGCGTTGGAAACACCGCTGTCATTGGCACAAACGCCGCGACAAAGGTGCCAAGCATGACCGCCGGGATCAGCGCCACCCAGAAGTTATGTCCCACCCACACGGGCAGGTAATAAAACGTCAGGCTGGAAATCGCCATACCTAAACAGCCAAACCAGCGAACCTGGCGGATCCAGCCGATGTACTCGCCCATGATTCCCCAAAAGATATTGGTGAAAATGGTGACAAAGAAGAACACCGCCCAGATTTGCAGCCATTCTGAAATCGTAAAACCGAGACGGTCCACAAACAACAACGGCATCACTATCGCAAAGCCAAACAGCGACAGCGTGTTAATAATGCGGATAAGACAGGCGTAAAACACGTCACGGTTGCTGAACAGAATGGTCACCGCCCGCGACATCTCCGTCATTTTCTCTTTCAGCGGCAGATTAACCCGCGAGCGATCAACCGGCACATTACGCAGGCTGAAGAAGGCGATAAGCCCCCCGCCCGTGACCCAGACTATGGCCATCCATAGCGTCCCCGTTTCGCCAAATGCCGGGATAGTCAGGCTGGGCAGATAGCTCCCTACCACGCCAATGCCGATGGAGTACATCGCCCAGAACCAGCCAGTCGCTGCCGCCAGCCTCTCACGCGGTACCACCTGCACCAGCATCAGCATGAAGGAGTAGATAAATAGCGGATAAGCCAGGCCGCGAATGCCGTAAAATAGCAGCATCAGCGGGTAGTTGCGCATCCCAAGACCAAGCGTCATAAACAATGCATGCATCACGACCCAGGTCACAAAACCAATCAGCATTGCTTTTTGCGGGGTAATAAGCTCAGCGACTACGCCGGAAGCCCAGGCCGCCAGACCTGCTGCAAGGCCATACAGAGTAAACACCATCGCCGATTCCGCAGGCGTAAAGCCCATATCGGTAATGTGTTTAGACAAAAATGCCATCTCGAAACCATCGCCACTCATAAAAATAGCGATAGCGACAAATCCCCACAGCAGATGTTTAGGTAAACCAAACCAGTAGTGTTTAGATTGCATCACACTCTTCCTCGTTCACGGGTACAGGGGTTTCCGGCGGCAGAATAGCCGCCGGAAGGGCCGTCAGGGCAGCAGCTTACGAGCGGCTTTTTGTTGTTGGTAAAGCAGATGGAACACGGACAACCGCTGATGCAGCACACTTTGCAGGCTTTTACGCGGCATGAAGCGTTGTTGAACAGGAGGCTTGCGGCAAACAACTTCTTCTACGCCGCCGTCTGCCAACCAGCCAAGGCGAGCGGCACCAAGCGCCCCGGAGGAACTCGCCGGATGGGTCACAATCGGCACATCCAGCACGTCGGCAATCAGCTGCGCCCAGATAGCGCTGCGTGCCCCTCCGCCTGTCAGGCTACATTGAGTAATCTGGCTACGGGACGTCTCCAGCACCGCCATACCGTCCGCCAGGCCGAAGGTCACGCCCTCAATCACCGAATATCCGAGTAAGGCACGGCTGGTTTCATGGTTGAGCGCGAAGAAACTCCCCATGGCGTGAGCATCGTTATGCGGCGTGCGCTCCCCTGACAGATAAGGCAGGAAAACAGGTGCGTGTTTTTTCTGCTCGTCGCTCAGGCCTGCCATTTCCTCCATAAGCTGGCTTTCGGTGACCGACAGCAGATTACACACCCAACGCAGGCAACTGGCGGCGCTGAGCATTACGCTCATCTGGTGCCAGCGCTGAGGTAAAGCGTGGCAAAAGGCATGCACGCCGGATTCAGGGCGAGTTTGCAGCTCGTCGTTTACCACGAAGATAACGCCGGACGTACCGAGCGAAATAAATGCATCGCCGCTATTCACCGCGCCAACGCCAACTGCCGAGGTAGCATTATCGCCACCACCACCGGCGATTTTGACGCCGGAGCTAAGCCCCCACTCGGTTGCCAGAGCGGAACGTAAAACGGCGCTGACTTCGCTGCCCTCTACCAGGCGCGGCATCTGGCTGCGAGTCAGCCCGGTCGCCGCCAGCAGTTTGTCTGACCAGTCGCGCTTTGCCACGTCCAGCCACAGCGTTCCGGCGGCGTCCGACGGGTCGGAAACGAACTCACCGCTCAACCGCCAGCGCAGGTAGTCTTTCGGCAGCAGCACCTTATCCACGCGGGAAAAGATTTCCGGCTCGTGCTCCGCCACCCAGCGTAGTTTCGGGGCGGTAAAGCCGGGCATCACCAGGTTGCCGCTGATGGTCAGAAACTCAGGGTCTTCTGCAGTGAGCCGAGCACATTGTTCGGCGCTGCGCGTGTCGTTCCACAGAATGCAGGGGCGCAGCACTTTTCCCTGGTCGTCCAGCAGCACTGCGCCGTGCATCTGCCCCGACAAGCCAATAGCGCGAATTTGTGCCCAGGCTTCAGGCATTTGCTGGCGCAGCGTAGAGACGACCTGCTGCGTCGCCTGCCACCAGGCCTCAGGATCCTGCTCAGCCCAGTGCGAATACGGACGCTGAACGGTTAATGCCGCATGAGCAGAGCCTAAAATTTCGCCCTGTCCGTCAATCAGCAAAGCCTTCAGTTCCGAGGTGCCGATATCGATGCCAAGATACATAGCGCCTCCTTAAGCAGCAGCCAGAGGCGATTGCGGAGACTTGATCCACGCTTCAAGGCGAGTGACCGTACGAGCCATCAGCTCATGGAAAGCGGAGGAATGTGCGAGTTCGGCAAACAAAGTTTCGTCGCTGACAAAGGCCTTGAGCGGCTCTGGCGCGGCGAACAAAGCCCGAATCGCATCGTCTTGCATGACGCCATCCTGGTACTCATAAGGCAGTTGGCCTTGCGCCCAGCGCTGCAGGAACAGGAAGAACAGTGCGGGCAGAACCGCCGTTGCCGCAGGCTCCTCACCTCGCTGATAGCACTCAATCAGCGTCGGGGTAATAAAGCCAGGGATCTTGGACAGGCCGTCGGCCGCCACGCGCTGGTTGGTATCTTTGATATACGGATTGCTAAAGCGGGCCAGGACCACATCACGATACGCAGCCAGGTCCAACGGGCTCGGTGACAGCGAAGGGATGACATCCTCCGTGACGTAATCCCACGCCATCTGCCTGATCGGCTGCTGCACGGTGCTTTCATCGATGTAACTCAAACCGGTCAGCGTCCCGGCCCAGGCAATACAGCTGTGGCTGGCGTTCAGAATGCGGATTTTTGCCTCTTCATAGGGCAGCACGGATTTCACCATTTCGACGCCAACGTTCTCAAGCGACGGGCGACCGTTGATAAAGTTGTCCTCAATAACCCACTGAATAAACGATTCCCCCATCACCGGCACCTTGTCGTCGAACCCGGTAGCCGCTTTCACCCGTGGGGCAATATCCGCAGT
It includes:
- the xylB gene encoding xylulokinase, whose protein sequence is MYLGIDIGTSELKALLIDGQGEILGSAHAALTVQRPYSHWAEQDPEAWWQATQQVVSTLRQQMPEAWAQIRAIGLSGQMHGAVLLDDQGKVLRPCILWNDTRSAEQCARLTAEDPEFLTISGNLVMPGFTAPKLRWVAEHEPEIFSRVDKVLLPKDYLRWRLSGEFVSDPSDAAGTLWLDVAKRDWSDKLLAATGLTRSQMPRLVEGSEVSAVLRSALATEWGLSSGVKIAGGGGDNATSAVGVGAVNSGDAFISLGTSGVIFVVNDELQTRPESGVHAFCHALPQRWHQMSVMLSAASCLRWVCNLLSVTESQLMEEMAGLSDEQKKHAPVFLPYLSGERTPHNDAHAMGSFFALNHETSRALLGYSVIEGVTFGLADGMAVLETSRSQITQCSLTGGGARSAIWAQLIADVLDVPIVTHPASSSGALGAARLGWLADGGVEEVVCRKPPVQQRFMPRKSLQSVLHQRLSVFHLLYQQQKAARKLLP
- a CDS encoding MFS transporter — its product is MQSKHYWFGLPKHLLWGFVAIAIFMSGDGFEMAFLSKHITDMGFTPAESAMVFTLYGLAAGLAAWASGVVAELITPQKAMLIGFVTWVVMHALFMTLGLGMRNYPLMLLFYGIRGLAYPLFIYSFMLMLVQVVPRERLAAATGWFWAMYSIGIGVVGSYLPSLTIPAFGETGTLWMAIVWVTGGGLIAFFSLRNVPVDRSRVNLPLKEKMTEMSRAVTILFSNRDVFYACLIRIINTLSLFGFAIVMPLLFVDRLGFTISEWLQIWAVFFFVTIFTNIFWGIMGEYIGWIRQVRWFGCLGMAISSLTFYYLPVWVGHNFWVALIPAVMLGTFVAAFVPMTAVFPTLEPHHRGAAISIYNLSAGMSNFVAPAIASLILPFFDIVGVVWAYTGLYLFAGVLTFIIKVPQPKRVKDKADAGKMSPVEQ
- a CDS encoding TIGR01777 family oxidoreductase, producing the protein MEILITGGSGLIGRHLTARLLELGHAVSVVTRAPEKARKRLDNRVALLKGLDGVQNLDAFDAVINLAGEPIADKRWSEEQKQRLCQSRWQITERLVELFKASQQPPKVFISGSATGYYGDLGEVVVTEDEPPHNEFTHKLCARWEQIACGAQSEATRVCLLRTGVVLAPKGGILAKMLPLFRLGLGGPIGNGRQYLAWIHIDDMVNGILWLLDNDLRGPFNMVSPYPVRNEQFSHALGHALKRPAILRAPATAIRLLMGESSVLVLGGQRALPKRLEESGFGFRWFDLDEALADVIR
- the dalD gene encoding D-arabinitol 4-dehydrogenase, which translates into the protein MTTKSVWMHIGAGSFHRAHQAWYLNQLRKQGDDGWSISLGNIRNDAGELLNQLAAQRGEYVLETVTPEGERAYEKIASIGKVLPWDKEIGALVEEGAKASTRVIAFTVTEAGYYLTPQHELDVHQPDVKADLAGGMTTLYGALSRILHRRMSNGGEPVTLLNCDNLRHNGERFRHGFLSFLKAKGDHALFDWVTTHTVSPNTMVDRITPRPTADIAPRVKAATGFDDKVPVMGESFIQWVIEDNFINGRPSLENVGVEMVKSVLPYEEAKIRILNASHSCIAWAGTLTGLSYIDESTVQQPIRQMAWDYVTEDVIPSLSPSPLDLAAYRDVVLARFSNPYIKDTNQRVAADGLSKIPGFITPTLIECYQRGEEPAATAVLPALFFLFLQRWAQGQLPYEYQDGVMQDDAIRALFAAPEPLKAFVSDETLFAELAHSSAFHELMARTVTRLEAWIKSPQSPLAAA